DNA from Magnolia sinica isolate HGM2019 chromosome 19, MsV1, whole genome shotgun sequence:
GAAAGTGAGCCGCAGGAAGTACCGGTTTCGGATCCTCAATGCCTGCAATGCGAGATTCTTCCGCCTCTTCTTCAGTAACGGACTGAGATTCATCAATGTGGCATCGGATTCCGCTTACCTGGCACGTCCCGTCACCGTCAGCAAGCTCCTGGTGGGCCCATCAGAGATTGCGGATGTGATCGTCGATTTCTCCATGTCCACATCCGATGTGGCGATCCTGGCCAATGACGCGCCATATCCATTCCCAACTGGTACCCCAGCTGATGAAATCAATGGGAAGGTGATGAAATTCATCATCGATCCACATCAGACGGCGGACACATCTCGTGTCCCATCCAAATTGATAGAATATCCGGTCCCAAAAGCAGATCAGTCGTTTAAAACTCGATACATCGCAATGTATGAATATACGACTGGCACGGGGGAGCCAACTCATCTCTACATAAATGGGAAGGCGTTTGACGAGCCAGTCACTGAGACCccgaaagtggggtccaccgaggTGTGGTATGTGATCAATCTGACGGGGGATAACCATCCATTGCATATCCATCTGGGGTTGTTTGTCACGTTGGAGCAAACAGAGCTGGTGGGGTTTAATGAGCTGAGGGACTGCATGATGAAGATGAACGATCCGATCAAGTGCCACGTCAGCAATCACGCACGTGGGAAGCGGATCCCAGTGGCGGATCACGAGAGAGGGTGGAAGAACGTGTACAACATGAACCCGATGTGCATCACCAAAATCCTAGTCAGATTCGCTCTTCTCCAGCCAAACACTCCTTACCCGTTCAACGCGTCCGCGGAGCCTGGTTACGTGTACCATTGCCACGTAAGCTTTTCATCTTTTTTGTTTATTTCAAATACGTGGTGGGCCGCATTCATCAGAACCGTTTGTTGTAATCAGACGGTGCTGATAAATGTATGACTGAATGCTTGATGGGTTTGGACCTCCagcttcatgggacccacctcatgggcGGTGAAGAATTCCGAGGACAGAATCACGGGCATTTGTGGGAGTCGGACTCAGTAGTGGCCCCTCCAGTACGAGATGTCAGTATTGgtggtgctgtggaccccaccatgatgtatgtgttttatccactccgtccatccgttttaccagcttattttagggcacgagcccataaatgaggcagatctaaatcacACGAACATGTGGTCCAATTTGACTCGGACTCGAACACACGCGGCCCACCTTGGACGTAACATTGTAGGTATGCTATTTATGGAGATAAACAGTAGGTTTTGCTAACACGTTTTCTCACGTACGCGTGTGCAGATTTTGGATCATGAAGACAATACCATGATAAGGCCCTTGAAGATCATTTCCTAAGATAAGACAGGGACAGCCGTTGATCATGTTCTTATTAATAAGATGATACAAGTAGATTGAGCTAAATACTCTTTTAAGCATTTTTCATACATGGTTGCTATGTAATggtaaaattaatttagaaagaTGTGAACTCTTACTCAATTCGTGACAAAACTGGTAAGAGTATTTCTGAGTAATTTTCAGTGTTATttaatattgaaaaatatgtGAGTAATGAATATGTATTTGAAAGTTACATGTGtgattatttgatactctagcagggtgatgcttgatacgcaggaacTTGGGAATTGTAAATGTGGCGAACATTAACTTCCtctgttgtacatgtggcaaacgTTAAGGCGGACTATCCCATGGAAGCTCTGTAGATAGgtcataataaaaaaaatacctAAAAATCAGATTTGTTACTGAACTCTGATTATTGGATACTTGTTCACTGAAATGGGAATGTTGGCTATGTTTCGTCTCAACCCTTAAATAAGGGTGCATTAGGGAGCTTGGAgttagaatgcattggaatccaaatcacaatttcCATTTACCTCTAAATCTAAGGCCACCATACACAAAAAGCAGCTATTTGGATTTAAAATACACACATTTACCACCAAATCTAAGGTGCCAAATGAGGTCTAAATATCCAGTAATAAGTTAGCTAGGTTATTGCCAAAGTGCACAGTTTGGGGCATGATCGGTACAAATTGGAGCCCACAACTTGAATGGTTAAATGTCAGTGAGAGAGGAGAGAAGTGGAGGGAAAGGATGATGCAGCTACACAACAGGCGTCTGCATGCAAAGAGAGAAGAATGCGAAACGTTGGGCAACTCATGCCCACCTTGTCGGGTATCATTGTGGCCTGCTATgattttagatttatctcatttctAGGTTGATGTCCTAACATAAGTTAGCACAACCACTGTAGAGTGGACTTTACAGAGTCATCACGAAGAGTCTCAGGGAGTATTTATTACACGGGCTACTAACATGACATTAGAGGTGTGGGTTGTACACAAAAAGAAAAGCATGGAagtaggctacttgtttgaatagAATGAAAAGAAAAGTTCCCTCAGTTAAAAGGCCAACTGCCTTCATTTACTTTAAAAATATGCCTCTATTCAAATGATCTTGGGGGTTAATTAAATTGACCCAATGCTCCTTGTAAAAGATGAACCGATGCAACCGAAGGTTTAAAATAAAAACGTAtgtggtccaaatttaaaggaaaaatatcagatggttaatattatcttctcatTGTAAACTTAGGAATAATGGCCCATCCACAGTTGGGTGCGTGATTtggatgttctgggttgattgcAACTTTGCCATGTACTTTTGGAGAGTCAgcaccattttctaaatggtgcTTAACTCACAAAGGACATTTAGACCCTAGCACATAGCATGTCATTTCAAGTTAAATTTTAACAATTGACTCATCTGCCAAGTATCCGTTCCAAGTTGACATCCTGCAGATGGCCCCAGATGCCAATCTGGCCATTCGGCCCCATATGCACATCcactataaatacatcactgatGCTTCTACAAGTATGGATTAACAACTCATCTGAGTTGGATGTGGCTCATCCCAAGTAATCCAATCCAGTTCTGGTTCGGCACTACTGGTTGGGATTGAGAGTAGGGGGGGACCTGACCCAACTCATCTGAGTCGGATGTGATTTGGCTGAGTCTGAATCCAATTCAGGACAGGATGAGTTGGTCCTAGTCGCTGACTATAACTAGTATATAGACAATGGTCTGTAAATTCAATCATTTATTCAAGAACAGTAGTAAGATAATCTTTTAATTTAAAGACATGccctttttgcttctttttttctctttcagtTTACTACTTAAATTGACCAGCATCTCTCGCTCTTAATTATATTTCACAGCCTTGTAATTGACCTGTGGGTTGCGGATGTCGTCCAGGCTCTGAATCAATCGGATCTCTAGACTGCTCGATTGAGGATCGAATCCCGCACTTCTGTAATCCGCTACTGTTCTTTGGAGCAGTGCCTGCACAAATCAAGCCTAGAAGTTCAGGTTCATAACCATAGTTCCAAGAACTATGCTAATGCCACATGTATTCTGCTCATCAGGTTCTGGAACAAAAAATGGATGTTTAAAAACCGACTGGCAGTCCATGCTGAACTCATGTGGGAGCCACCAAATGAGCAGACAGACCTAACTTATGGGATAGATTATCCAAATAGTGGGGGCACATGTCATGATTGGCTTCAGTATTGCATGCACGCTTGACAATGTCATGCGTGGCCATCAGTTCGCTGGCAAGTCCAAATTCACGAGTACCATTAGCATTTCTCCTAAGGTGAAATTTGCCAAAATGATAATGGATCAATTCTTGTTTGAAACCATAAACACTTTCTGATAGCTTATAGAAGAATCGCACTGGGTCAAAAGCTTCATGTATAGCATCCAACATTCACAACACCTTCATGCATTTCGAATGGTGTATGCTATCTGGACACTGCAGAAAGTACATTTTGCATTTGGGCAGAAAGGGCTTTCTCCATAATTCTAGGCCGGAATGGCTTTTTCCTTCCTTCTAAAACAGGCACAATGGCCTTGGGTCAAATAGCCTTCTAATCAATGGAAATTTAGTAACATGCAAAGCAAGGGGTAAAACAAATGTAAGCAAATGTGAATAGAAAAGTTGAGCAAATTCTAGAACAACAGCAGTGGTACAAGTAAGATACCTGCAGACTTGACACAGCAAGCTCTGATGCTTTGTCAAGGTTATCCGGATATTTCTACACAACAAAAAAGCAATAAAACAGAAAAGGTGATAAAAGGTTTGATGCGGGGAAATATCACCCTCAGTTGTTAGATTTGGGCACGGGAATAAGCTGATAAGGAAGTTTTGGAATACTTACATTGCTCCATCCTAGTAAAAGTGCAGTCATTAGATCACCTGTCCCCTAAGTCACATCCAGATACATGTCAGACCAAAAGCATGGTATATTGGAAACATCCTCTAGCAACCATGAAAAAAGAATTATAAATGAGAGAAAAAATCAATGTGGCTTCAATGCAGTATGCACACAACATTGCAATTATGACCAATCAAATTCAACTTAGACCACCTACAGAACTCAAACAGTGCATGTTGATGGACTGATCACAACTATTTGTAaaatgggtgtgtttggttgcaccaaatatcatgaaatttcatgaaattttgatatttggtgcagccaaatcCACCCATAAAAAATAAAGTACCAAAATAGTAATTTCCTTAGCAATCATATTGAGGGTCTGGATCCTGGCACTAAATTGCAATTGCAAAATTATGCTCCTTTCAAGTTGGATTAAATAGGAACCATTTCTGCAACctgagggctacttcctcataAAGAATACTAGCACATTAATTTTTGTATttccaattcacttgtgcatccacaTGCGCCATTCGAAATcactcaatttcttttttccttttttcctttcttcttatcTCCTTTAAAATCCATGGTAAGATGACCCTTGGATGAAGAATTTTCAATGGAAACAGATCCTcaaaagataataaaaataaaaggaataaaaggTAGAATTTAAACTCTACTGTCTTTAGGTATCTCATGCTTTTCCAAGAACAGATTATTGTCTTTAAATTAAATTTAGAACAAAAAATCCTCTTACACATGGGAAATAGGATTTTACAGCATTATAAAAGGCAGTGCGATAAAGCATCAATACTGATTCGTCTATAATTAGATGAATACGGTTCATAGGAAAATACCAATAATAAAGGGCCTCAAATTAATAGAGACTGAGGAGATTGACTTGGGAACAAACTTAAATTGAGGAACTCCATTGCAGAGTTCAGGCCTAGTAATTAATGGATAAGTTATGGGAACAACGGAACCTGTGACTGCAGAAGATTCTGTTGAAAACGAATCCTAATGATTCATTGGGAATGTTCACACAATGGGGACTGTTATAATTCAATATTTTgcaaagagaagagagagaggagaggaattTTGGACATAAGGGTTTAACAAACCCACAATATCATTTTATGTAAAATCCTAAACACAGAAATATGGTGCACAAGAGGAAActatatatatgcatgtgtgtgtgtgtccctccctccctccatctATCTATGGGAACCAACGACAACAAGGGATTCAATACCTGCTAATTGTGAACTAAACAAAAGTTCAAAACCTCCGTGGTTAATATAGAACAAGATAAACAAATTCGAATAGCCCAAGCATAAGAACAAAATTCTGAACTTATTCCAAGGATCCCTTTCATGAACATATCCAATACGATGagacaaaaataaataacaactgtccaaacaaaaataaattgtCAAGACGAGAGTTGCATCTTTTGTTAATAGCATTCTAAGTTTTTAACATAATGTATTCAACACAATACATTGGCTGCTGAATAAAAGTTGCCTTGACTGGA
Protein-coding regions in this window:
- the LOC131234512 gene encoding multicopper oxidase LPR2-like; its protein translation is MATLKLLFFLSLLWALRPTRAQERLINVSKLEMFVDNLPDMPKIQGFTIRNGIPVSRSIKIGMFEKKWKFHRDLPPTRVFAYGTSDETATVPGPTIEALQGIETRVRWENHLPSKHILPWDPTIPTAIVSNGVPTVVHLHGGIHEPESDGHANAWFTSGFQLTGPTWSQKTYRYHNVQQPGNLWYHDHAVGLTRVNLLAGLIGSYVIHQPDIEGPLGLPSGPEFDRHLVIFDRSFRTDGSIYMNSTGNNPSIHPQWQPEYFGDAVIVNGKAWPWMKVSRRKYRFRILNACNARFFRLFFSNGLRFINVASDSAYLARPVTVSKLLVGPSEIADVIVDFSMSTSDVAILANDAPYPFPTGTPADEINGKVMKFIIDPHQTADTSRVPSKLIEYPVPKADQSFKTRYIAMYEYTTGTGEPTHLYINGKAFDEPVTETPKVGSTEVWYVINLTGDNHPLHIHLGLFVTLEQTELVGFNELRDCMMKMNDPIKCHVSNHARGKRIPVADHERGWKNVYNMNPMCITKILVRFALLQPNTPYPFNASAEPGYVYHCHILDHEDNTMIRPLKIIS